The genome window CAGCAAGTGACCCGGCATCTCCCCGCTGCGCCAGCGCCTGGACCTGGCCGATCGGAAACTCACGGAGATCGACGATGTTGGCGGCCGCGGACACCTCTGATCGCAACGCACCGAGCTCCGGCGCCTGGAGCGCATCGGCGATGCACCACCCGATGAGATCCCGGTGGCCTCCGTGCCGGCGGACGAATGCCATCGCTGCCCGGCTCCTCGCGCCCGCATCGACGGGCCACGAGCAAAGCCGCTCCGCAACCCCCGGCAATGCATCGATCGACAGCCACGACGAAACACTGACCTTGCACAAGAGTTTCCACGAGGCGTCCGACACGCTCGGTGCCTGAAGCCGCGGGCAGTCAGCGAGCCGATAGAGCGCAACTTCCAGGCACACCGCAAGATCCCCGCGATTCCCGTCCTCTGCGACTTCCGCGGAAGCCCACTCCGCGGCGAGGTCAACAAGCCGACGCAGGTCCGCTTCGGGCGCGAGCCTGCAGAGTTCGCTCGCCAGCGACGTGCGAACAAGCGGATCGGCATCCCGAGCCGCGATCAGGGTCAGGACTTCTCCCCATGGCACGGCGTGCCCCTGTGAGTTCGCAGTCCGAATCGAACTCAGCAGCAAGTCAAGGGAATCCAGATCCACCTTCCCCGGAGCCTGCATAGCCCGGGTCAACTGGGATGACAGCTTCTCCTGAGTCTGGCCGTGACAATCCGAGCACGCGCCAAGCAGCACAAGGCAGGCGAGAGCCGAAAGCCCAACGGGCCGAAGGCTCCGGCAATGGATCGCGCCAAACCTGGCAAACGCGGAGGGTTGATGAGCCCGTTGCATCGGCGGTGCCTCGATATGACCGACCTCCGAATAAGGTACCGGGTCAGTCGAAAGATCGGTTTCGCTGCCCAGGCCGCCGGAGCAAGGGCCGATGAAGTAAGTTCAAATCCCGCCAATACTTGCGCTCCGCGATCAGCCCGCGTAGTGTGGACTCGAATCTCTGGCCCCGCCACCCCATCCCGGTCGATCTCCCAGTTGGGATGTCCCACGTCATGACCGACATCGATGCGGAAAAGCAGGCCCTCCGCCGCACGGTCAAGGCCCACCTCACGGCCATGGACCGCGCCGACCACGCCTCCCGCTCCGCGCGCATCGGCGCCCACATCGTCAACTCCGCCGCATTCCACGCCGCCCGCCTGGTCATGGCCTTTGATCCTCTTGGCGTCGAAGAGGTTGACCCCGCCGACCCGCCCGGCCCCAAGGGCATCCCCACCGGCGCCGCCTGGGAGCCCGACATCCGCCCCGTTCTGCGGGCCTGCCTCAAACTCGGCAAGAACCTCGCCATCCCCCGCGTCGACTTCGGCCGCCTCGCCCCCTCCCGCGCCTCCACCCCCGGTGGCGACCCCACCCTCACCCCCGTCCTCATCTCCGACCTCGACAAAGACCTCGTTCCCGTCGAGCGCGCCCCCAAGGGCGTCAAGGGCCTCCGCCACCCCCGCCCCAGGCTCCCCGAGGCCGATCTCAACCGGATCGACCTGGTCATCGTCCCCGGCCTGGCCTTCGACCGCGACGGCAACCGCCTCGGCCGCGGCGCCGGCTTCTACGACCGCTTCCTCGCCCGCCGCGAACTCATCGACTTCGGCACGACCACCTTCGGCATCACCTTCTGCCTCGGGCTGGTCGCCGCCGTCCCGCACACCAGCCGGGACATCCCCGTGGACGCGGTGATCACCGAAACCGGCGCGATCACCACCAAGCCCCAATAGCCCCAGAATGCCCCTCCCGACCCCCGCGCCGCCGTCGCGCCGGACTTTCGCCGACAGTTTGTCCCCACGGGCACACACCGGCCGATATCAACGGTTTTGCCGCTAGACTAACGGGCCACGGAGGGCTCTACGCATGACGCTCGCTTCGCAGTCGGTTCGTCCTGTTCGCACCGCCGGTCCCGGCACCAACAACACCCCGCCCCGCGGCCGCCCGTGGTGGGCCCGCGCCCGAACCCCTCGTCAGAACGCCGTCCTCGCCGGCGCCGGCCTCCTCGGTGTGCTGGCGATCGTGATCGGCGTCAAACTCACCTCCGGTGGCACGCCCAAGAGCGTCGAGGCCGGCACCTCGCCCGGCTCGCTCTCGGTCTCCGACACCGCCTCCAAGCCCATCTCGTCACCCCCCGCGACCAGTTCGTTGGTCCGCCGCACCCCCAACGCCCAGCCCCAGCCGCCCGTCACCCCCCCGGTGGTGATGGACACCGCCGGACGCCCGGCCACCGGCACGACCCCCGGCGATTCCGCCCCCGCCGCCGCCGCAACGCCCCTCGCGACGCCGGCCGATTCCGCTCCCGCCCCCGCGGCGGCGATCCCCTCCCCAGCGGCTACCGAGCTGGCAAGCGAGATCCAGCAGACCATCACCGCCGCCGAGCGCGCCCGCCAGGACGGCAAGTACCTCGAGGCCCGCATCCTCCTCAACAAGGCCCTCGTCGACCCCCGCACGGCCGACTCCGAGAAGGAGGCCCTCCGCTCCTGGATGGCCGAGATCAACGAGAGCCTCGTCTTCTCCCCCGCCGTTACCAAGGGCGACCCGCTGACCGACACCTACGTCGTCCAGAGCGGCGACTCCCTCGTCCGCATCGCCGCCCGCCAGGGGCTCGGCGTTGACTACCGCTTCATCCAGCGCATCAACAAGATGTCCGATCCCGGCCGCCTCCAGGTCGGCCAGAAACTCAAGGTCGTCCGCGGCCCGTTCCACGTCGTGGTCGACAAGTCCGCCTTCCGCATGGACGTCTGGGCCGGTTCGCCCCCGTCCCCCGGTAGCCTCGCCAGCCCGTCGAGCCCCGACGGCGTCGAGCCGGATTGGGTCTACATCCGCTCGTTCAAGGTCGGCCTGGGCGAGCACGGCCTTACACCCGTCGGCGCCTTCATCGTCAAGCCCCGCAGCAAACTGGTGAACCCGCCCTGGATCAACCCTCGTACCGGCCAGAAGTTCGCCGCCGACGACCCCGCCAACCCAATCGGCGAGCGCTGGATGGGCCTCGAGGGCGTCGACGAGGCGACGCGCACCGCCGTCGGCTACGGCATCCACGGCACCATCGACCCGTCGAGCATCGGCAAGGAGCAGTCCATGGGCTGCGTCCGCATGGGCTCGAACGACGTCGACATCGTCTGGGAGATGCTGCAGGAAGGCGTCAGCGTCGTCCGCATCGTCCCGTAGCGCCGGCGTTTCACACGCGGTCCGCCCTGTACCCCTGCGCGATCGGCATCCGCCGACCCGATCCGAACGCCACGCCCGTCACCTTCAGCCCGGGCGCCACCTGCTTGCGCTTGTACTCGCTGAGGTCGATCATCCGCAGCACGCGAGAGACCACCGCCGGGTCAAACCCAGTCTCCCGGATGATCCGCGCCGCCGACTCCCGCCGCTCGATGTACCGCTCGATGATCTGGTCGAGCACCTCGTAGGGCGGCAGGCTGTCCTGGTCGGTCTGGTTCGGCCGCAACTCCGCCGACGGAGGCTTGCTGATCGACGCGGGCGGGATCGGCGGCACGCTCAGCCCCGCGATCCCCAGCCTCGCAGGGTTCTGGTTCATCCACCGCGCCAGGCGGTACACCCACTGCTTCCCCACGTCCGCGAGCACCGCCAGCCCGCCGTTCATGTCCCCGTAGAGCGTGCAGTACCCCACCGCGAGTTCGCTCTTGTTCCCCGTGGTCAGCAGCAGGTGCCCGAGCTTGTTCGAGAGCGACATCAGGATGGTGCCGCGGACGCGCGACTGCAGGTTCTCCTCCGCCACGCCCGCCGGCAGGCCCTCGAACGCCGGCGCCAGCGCCCCCTCGAACGCCGCGAACGGCCCCTCGATCGGCACCGACAGGTGCGAGATCCCCAGGTTCTCGACCAGCGCCGCCGCGTCGCTCACCGACCCTTCCGACGAATACCGCGACGGCATCGAGACGCCCAGCACGTTCCTCGCCCCAACCGCAGCCGCGGCGATCACGCCCGTCACCGCCGAGTCGATCCCGCCGGAAAGCCCGAGCACCGCCTGCCTGAACCCCGTCTTCCGCAGGTAGTCCCGCACGCCGAGCACGATCGCGTCGTACAGCAGTTCCTCCTCCGCCGCGCCCGTGAGCGGATCGGCCACCGCGGCCCCGCGCGAGGCCGGACCGACGGGCAGGTCGACGAAGAGCACCTCCTCGACAAACCCGCGCGCAGCGCCGATCAGCCCGCCGTCGGGCCCGAACGCCGCCGCGTGCCCGTCGAAGACCAGCTCATCGTTCCCGCCCACCTGGTTCACCGCGGCGATGTACACCCCGTGCCGGCGCGCGTGCCCCGTCAGGATCTCCCGGTGCCGGCGTCCCTTGCCCAGCACGAACGGGCTCGCCGAGGGGTTGACGATCACGCCCGCGCCGGCCTTCACCAGCGCCTCGACCGGGTCGGGACACTCGAGGTACCTCTCCGCGAATCCGACATCCTGCCCGCGCCACAGGTCCTCGCAGATCGACAGCCCGACCCGCTGACCCGCCACATCGATCACGACGGCGCGGTTACCCGGCACGAAGTAGCGGTCCTCGTCGAAGACGTCGTAGGTCGGCAGCAGCCGCTTGTCGTGGTACGCCAGCAGCTCCCCGTCGCGGTAGGCGAGCAGGCAGTTGGCGATCCCCTTCCGGTCCGAGCCCGGCCGGGCGTCCACCGGCATCGGCGCGCCGAAGACCAGCGTGATCCCCGCCGAGTGCTCCGCCCCCAGCGCCCGGGCCTGCCGCACGCAGGCATCGATGAACCCCTCTTGCAGCAGCAGGTCCTTGGGCGGGTAGCCGCACAGGCACAGTTCCGGAAAGACCGCGAGGTCCGCCCCGCCCGCGCGCGCCGAGGCGGCGAACCCCGCGATCTTCGCGGCGTTCCCGGCGAGGTCGCCGACGGTCGGGTTGATCTGGCACAGGGCGGTGCGCATTCGGGCCCGATTGTACGTTCAGCCTCCCGCGGCCGATCCCCGCGCCCCGCCGCGCCCCAGCACGAGCCGGTCGACGCGCAGCCACGCCGCGCTCGCCGCCGCGGCGACCAGCACCACCGCCGTGTCCGCCGCGCTGACGGCCAGCACCACCGCCGCGAACCCCTCGCTGTGCAGCGCGGCGAAGACGCCGGTGGCGCCCGCCTCTCGCACGCCCAGCGCCCCCGTCGGCGCCACCGCGCCGATCACGAAGTACGCGCTCGCCCCGAGCACGGCCGTGTCCAGCGACACGTCGCTCCCCACCACGCCGGCCACCACCAGGAACCGCGCCGTCTGCACCGCGATGTCCAGCAGCCGCAAACCCACCGCCGGCGCCGCCGCGCCCGGCGAGGCCAGCATTCGCAGCCCCTCGTGGCCCCGCGGCAGCAGGTGCGACACCGCCCGGCGCACCGGCGCGAAGGGCAGCGACACCGCGATCTTCTCGATCAATGCCCACCCGCCCGGCCGCAGGAACAGTCGCGACGACACGATCACGGTCGCCGTCCCGCCCGCGGCGATCCCCAGCGTCGTCGCCCACCACCCCGTCCCGAGCGACCGCTCGTGCGGGAACGCCATGCTCGCCGTCACGGGTGAGAACACGCCGAGAACGATCAGCACCGCCGCCGCCGCCAGCCACGCCCCGGTCGTAAGCACCGGCAGCCCATCGCGAGCCCGGTGCACCACCACGCGCCACAGCAGGCTCAGCTTGAAGGGCGCCAGCCCCAGCAACGTCGCCACCGAGTTCACCGCGACGACATCGACAGGCGGCAGCCGCCTCACCGGCCGCAGCACGACCCAGAACGCCGCGCCGTTGATGGTCAGCGTCACCGCCGACAGCGCCACCACGCCCGCGATCTGCCCCAGCGAGGCGTTCCCCAGTTTGGCGAGTTGCTCCCGGTTGCCGGGGCTGAGCGCCCGGGCGGCGCACCACCACAGCAGCCCGATGCACACCGCGAATCCGATCACCTGCACTGCCGCGCGTACGACCGACCGGCCCGTCGCGGGCGGTGGTGGAGGTGGGTGGGAGTGGGGGGTCGGTGTCGCGCCGGGCGGATGGTTCACGGGTTCGGGCCCTTGAGTCGCAGGAGGTATCGGCCCGAATCGGCCCACCCCCGCACCGGTTCGCACCCTTCCTTGATCCACGTCTTCACGGCCTCGGGTGTGACCGCCGGATCGTACCAGCGGTCCTTCTCGATCAGCCGCTCGAGTTCAGACTGGTTCACCAGCACATACTTCACGCCGCGAGCCCGCAGCGCCTCGGTCCACGCGCCGGGGTCGCCGGGGTTGGCGCGGATCGCATCGCCCAGCGGCGAGGCGTCCCACGTGGTGTGGTACAGCGTCCGTCCACGCAGGTACAGCGGCGTGGAGTCGCCGAGCAGGTAGATCGTCTCGTCCGGATCGATCACCATGTTCGCGTAGATCTCGGGCGTCGGCGCCTCCTGGCGCAGCTGAGCCCGCTCCAGATCGGTGGCGCTCGCGTACGCACGATCGAAACTCCCGCCGGTCAGTTCCGCCACGCCCATCGGCAGGAGCACGTTGGGCTTGGCGTCGCGCTGGGATGCGAAGATCAGCGCCGCCTGCGCCGCCATCGCCAGCGGCAGCGCCGCGCACGCGACCGTCAGCGCCGCCCGCGCCAGCACCCCGGCGCCCGCGCGACGGGTCGTGCCCAGCACCGCCGACACCGCGAGCCCCACCGCGATCGATCCCGGCACGACCAGCGGCACGAGGAAACGGGATTGCATGTGCGTCGCCGCGGCCCACGACGCGATCGACAGCGCGATGCCGATCGCCAGGATCGCCGCCGCGTGCCGCAGCGCCGGCCGGGCCGCCGCGATCAGGAGCGCGACCGGAACTTCAAGGAAGAACACCGACCACTGCGCGTGCGCCATCCCGCGGTCGGCCGACACCAGCACACGGAGCCGGTCCAGCACCGAGCCGCTGAACGCGTGCGCCCCGGCGTAGCGGGCCAACTGCTCTTCCGACCAGTGGCCGGGTCCGAGCAGCGACGCGCCGAACGGGAAGAACGCGTTCCCGCACGCCGCGATGTTCCGCGCCAGCCACGGCATCATCACCGCGAGGCCAGCAACGGCCCCGACCGCCACCGCCGCCGGCCACCGCCGCGCCGGCATTAGGCCCAGCAGCGCTGCGCCCACCCACGGTGTGACGACCATCGCCGCCGTCGGCTTGGCCGAGCACGCGGCGCCGACCAGCATCCCGGCGAGCAGGCCTCGCACGAGCGTCGACAGGTCGCGGTCTGCGGCCACCAGCAGGGCCGCGGCGCCCAGCGCCGTGGTTGCCATCTCGTTGTACGCCAGCGAGCCGACGACGATGACCCAGGGGATCGAGATCACCATCGCGCCCGCGATCGCCGCCGCGGGTACTCCGGCGCGGTCCGGCTCGGGCCCAGGCTTCGCCGCCTCTAGCCCCTGCCGCCGCAGCAGCACCAGCGTGCACCGCGCGGCGAGCAGCGCCGTCATCGCGGCAAGCCCGGCGTGGAGCATCTGGCACGCCACCACGCCCACGCCCTGCTCGCCGACCAGCGGCGCCGAACCACGCCGCGCATCGATCGGTCGCGCGAGCCCGGCGAGGTGCAGGTACGCCCCCTCGACGTACCCCGGCAGGTACGAGTAGA of Phycisphaeraceae bacterium contains these proteins:
- a CDS encoding flippase-like domain-containing protein, which translates into the protein MQVIGFAVCIGLLWWCAARALSPGNREQLAKLGNASLGQIAGVVALSAVTLTINGAAFWVVLRPVRRLPPVDVVAVNSVATLLGLAPFKLSLLWRVVVHRARDGLPVLTTGAWLAAAAVLIVLGVFSPVTASMAFPHERSLGTGWWATTLGIAAGGTATVIVSSRLFLRPGGWALIEKIAVSLPFAPVRRAVSHLLPRGHEGLRMLASPGAAAPAVGLRLLDIAVQTARFLVVAGVVGSDVSLDTAVLGASAYFVIGAVAPTGALGVREAGATGVFAALHSEGFAAVVLAVSAADTAVVLVAAAASAAWLRVDRLVLGRGGARGSAAGG
- a CDS encoding NAD+ synthase; protein product: MRTALCQINPTVGDLAGNAAKIAGFAASARAGGADLAVFPELCLCGYPPKDLLLQEGFIDACVRQARALGAEHSAGITLVFGAPMPVDARPGSDRKGIANCLLAYRDGELLAYHDKRLLPTYDVFDEDRYFVPGNRAVVIDVAGQRVGLSICEDLWRGQDVGFAERYLECPDPVEALVKAGAGVIVNPSASPFVLGKGRRHREILTGHARRHGVYIAAVNQVGGNDELVFDGHAAAFGPDGGLIGAARGFVEEVLFVDLPVGPASRGAAVADPLTGAAEEELLYDAIVLGVRDYLRKTGFRQAVLGLSGGIDSAVTGVIAAAAVGARNVLGVSMPSRYSSEGSVSDAAALVENLGISHLSVPIEGPFAAFEGALAPAFEGLPAGVAEENLQSRVRGTILMSLSNKLGHLLLTTGNKSELAVGYCTLYGDMNGGLAVLADVGKQWVYRLARWMNQNPARLGIAGLSVPPIPPASISKPPSAELRPNQTDQDSLPPYEVLDQIIERYIERRESAARIIRETGFDPAVVSRVLRMIDLSEYKRKQVAPGLKVTGVAFGSGRRMPIAQGYRADRV
- a CDS encoding LysM peptidoglycan-binding domain-containing protein; this encodes MTLASQSVRPVRTAGPGTNNTPPRGRPWWARARTPRQNAVLAGAGLLGVLAIVIGVKLTSGGTPKSVEAGTSPGSLSVSDTASKPISSPPATSSLVRRTPNAQPQPPVTPPVVMDTAGRPATGTTPGDSAPAAAATPLATPADSAPAPAAAIPSPAATELASEIQQTITAAERARQDGKYLEARILLNKALVDPRTADSEKEALRSWMAEINESLVFSPAVTKGDPLTDTYVVQSGDSLVRIAARQGLGVDYRFIQRINKMSDPGRLQVGQKLKVVRGPFHVVVDKSAFRMDVWAGSPPSPGSLASPSSPDGVEPDWVYIRSFKVGLGEHGLTPVGAFIVKPRSKLVNPPWINPRTGQKFAADDPANPIGERWMGLEGVDEATRTAVGYGIHGTIDPSSIGKEQSMGCVRMGSNDVDIVWEMLQEGVSVVRIVP
- a CDS encoding 5-formyltetrahydrofolate cyclo-ligase; its protein translation is MTDIDAEKQALRRTVKAHLTAMDRADHASRSARIGAHIVNSAAFHAARLVMAFDPLGVEEVDPADPPGPKGIPTGAAWEPDIRPVLRACLKLGKNLAIPRVDFGRLAPSRASTPGGDPTLTPVLISDLDKDLVPVERAPKGVKGLRHPRPRLPEADLNRIDLVIVPGLAFDRDGNRLGRGAGFYDRFLARRELIDFGTTTFGITFCLGLVAAVPHTSRDIPVDAVITETGAITTKPQ